GATATGCGCCGAATAAATTATGAAAATAAATTTCATGCCGTAATAAACCTTTGGACTTCGTTTGGATATTTCGAGAAAGAATCAGAAAATTTACTTGTATTGAGAAAATTCTATAAAGCCCTGAAGCCGGGCGGTAGACTTCTCATCCAGACCATCAATCGAGATTTTATCATTGCTGATTTCAAGGAGTCGGAATGGCTAAGAATTAGCCACGGATATGTTCTTATAGAAAATAAATTTGATTTTCGCCGGTCGTTAATTCACGGAACGTGGCATTTTGTAAAAGATGGAGATGAAAGCTCGCAACCAATGCGAATCAGAGCATATTCTTATCATGAACTGGTTAATATGTTTGAACAGGTTGGATTTAATGATGTAGAAGGGTATGGCTCGGTCGAAGGCGAGAAAATCTCTGAAAAGAACCGCGGCAATTTAATAATCGGGACTAAGCCGAGAAGAAAGAAGTAGTTATTCTTCCAGGTTTTTTGACAAATTATGGCCGGTACCAGACGCCGCCGACAAAAGCACTGTCCAGTTCAATATCGCCGTTATTGAGAAGTCCCACATAAGGCGCGTAAAATTCATAGTATTCTGGCTCGCCATCAGGCGTATAATGCAATTGTATTACGCTTTCAAAAATCCTCCCCAGTATCTGTACCTTGCCATAATCGACAAATGATAATTGACCGCTGACCGAACCGGCTCCGACGTTATTGACAAATACCTGCGAATTATAATTGTGGGGTCCGGCCATTTCCAGATTAAAGGGAATCGCAAGAGGGGGAACAAAGACATATATATCATCGCCGGTCAGCATGTGGACATAATATCCGGCGGTGTCGGTTGCCGATGAATCTATTGACCACGCCTCAGCCGTGATACCGTTATGTAAAACTCTGCGGCAAGTACTAAGGGCAATTGTCGTGTCGCCGGAAACCGTTCTGATAATTTGTTCATCGATGGCATTGGTATAATACCAGGTGTCGCCGTCGGCCATCGGGAAATATTCCGGGCCAAGGGGAACGACTTTGGTTAGCTCAACCAGGATAGTATCGGTGCCGCCGTTGGAGGAAACAATTATTGTTCCCGATTCATCTCCGATATCGAGACCGCTCCGATTGACGCTCACGGCGATATGGTCGGTTTCCGAGGTGGCGCTTCCACTGGAGGGGTTTAGAGAAATCCAGTCATAATTTGTCGCCGCCTGCCAATCGAGAGTGCCGGTTCCTTTGTTGGCGATACTGAGAACCTCGACGCCGCTACTTCTGCCGAAATCAAGAGAATTGGGAGACGCTTGCAGAACCGGTGAGGTAGGCTGAATGGGATTATCGCCACCATCGTCATCGTCGCCACCGCAACCGAACTGAGCAAACAGAAGCAAAACCAGTAGTATTTTGCAGAACTTATTTGTTTTCATGAACTTATCTTGCATTTAAATAAATATGCCTTCAGCCATAAAATATACGCAATAATTTCATTTCGTCAAGTATTGCAAATATTCGGCCGAAAATGTTTTTTCGTTAAACGTTTGACAAACAGGTAGAATTACCGTCTTAAATATGGCTGATTTATAGATAAAAATATTTATCCTGATTGGGTTAAAGTATTGTAAAACCGTTTGACAGCATATTGTTAAATTGTTATATTTTCAATCTGTCGCAAGGCAGAAGGTGAGAAAATATTTAGCTCGCGATTAACGGAAGGAAGTTCTATATGAAGATGCTGATCGGTCTTTTAACTTTGAGTATATTGCTTGGCGTTTCTTTGGCATTTGGGCAAACACCTTATACAGCCATCAACGCGAATAGCTTTGGATTTTATGGTGGTGGAGCCAGAGCTATGGCAATGGGAAGCGCTTTTATCGGTCTTGCTGATGACGCCAGCGGAGGTAGTTGGAATCCCGCGGGAATATATCAAATGGATAAACCGCTTATATCCGCATCTTATAATATATTCAAACCGCGGGACGAATTTAAATATGACGCGGACCCTTTTTCACTTCACGAGGTTACTAATAATAATCTCCAGATTAATGGGCTTAACTATTTCTCTTTTATGGCTCCGGTACGCATAAAGGGTCATCCGTGGGTTTTCAATTTTAATTATATTCGGAACAATAATCGAAGTATCCTGGTTGATATAAAGTCAAATCCGTTGAGCGGTTTGGATCCGGATAGTTATCAAAAATGGGAATCTTATCTGCAAACCTTTAATTTTGGCTTCTCCACCAGATTATATGACCGCCTTGCATTTGGAGTTCTTGCCAATATTTACGACGCTCGACAAACCATTATTTCAGGAGAAAGCCTTTCATATGATAGCGTTATTTATTTCGATGGTTCATCTATTAACGTAATGCAGCAAACCAATGTTACCGATTCAACTGCAAGTAATGGATTCAATTTTCTCATCGGGTTAATGTATAAATTGGATAAAATGAGCTTTGGTGCAACTGTAAGAACTCCTTTTAAGCTAAAACACAGTTCAGATTATATTTTTGAAGTCTTAACGACTCACCAAGGATTAGAACATGTATACGGCACCTTTAGCATATTTGACGATGATAATCCGAGTAAACAGGCTATGCCGTTGTCGGTTGGATTTGGTGTTGGCCTGACACCCAAAGAAAACATGAATATCACTCTTGATTTTAATTTTGATAAGTACGGTTCAGTTAGTTGGTTTGCTAATGATTCTACGGTGATATCGCCGGGAGGAGAGAAAACTGATTATTATACGGAAACACCTATTGACTGGAATAACACTTTCGGAGTCGGGAGTGGAATTGAATATTTCTTAAGCAGTGAATATGGGCAGATTCCATTACGGGTCGGATTTAGATTCAATCAGTTACCTCAGCCGAAGGATTTCGTACAAAATGATCATATGTTTTTGGATGATAATGGTCAGCTGACCGGTGCCTCCACTACTACATTTTCTGCCAGCGGCCGTCAAAATATGCAGCAGTTTAGCGTTGGATCGGGTATTCATTGGGCGCAGATTAAAATTGATTTTGCATACCGCTATACGTCCTCTACGGGATTAAACATTTTACAGACTCTAACCGCAACTGGATTTGAGGACGAACCGGCGACTATATCTAATCAACAGCTTAAGCCCAAGGCGCATGAAATTAATATTAGCTTTACCGGGTATTTTTAAGGGTAAGCCTTAAAAGATTTAATTAGGCGGAAGCAAGTTTTGATTCCGCCTTTTTTTTCTGATAGGATTTGGAAATGTTCCGATAATTAAATTAAGACAAGCTTACAGAAGAAGGAAATAAATGGCACAGAATATTAAAATTACCAAACGGGATCTCAAAGAAGACAAATTCACGACGAATATGCTTCTGTCCAAAGATTATATCATGACTAACTGGGTGTTTTTTGCCGGTGGAGCGGCAGTTATAATACTTATTGTACTGGGAATTACCTTCTTACAGCAAGAACAATCCCGAAAAGAAATCATGGCCGCCGAAATTTATAATCGAGCCGCCAGTCAATTAATAGGTAAAAGCTATCAATTGGCGATTGTCGATTATAAGTTGATTATTGATGAATACGGTTCATCCGCCGTTGCCGAGCAGGCGGCTTTTGAATTAGGCAATGCCCAATTTTATGCCAGGCAGTTTAATGAAGCCAAAGTCGCATTTGAGGATTATCTGTCGGAATATGAAGACAATAACAAATATTTTACGACATCAGCTATGGCGGGAATCGCGGCCTCTCTGGCTGGAATCGGCGATATGGCCGGGGCGGCCGATATGTACCGGGTTGCGGCCGAAAAATATCCTGATTTTGATATGGCCGGCCAGTATTATTTTGACGCCATGAAGCATTACGCCCTGGCGGAGAATATTGAATCGGCCAGGGTGATATTCGCCAAATTGACCAATGATTATAAAAACAGCCGTTATTATCGCGACGCCTTAAGATTGGCCGGAGAATACGGCATAGAATTATAATGATTATTTCCGGGGGAGGGAAATGCTGAAAGTCGCCTTTCTCTGGCACATGCATCAGCCTTATTATCGTGATCCCCAATCGGGTAATATGGCGCTCCCGTGGGTCAGGCTGCATGCTCTCAAAGATTACTATGACCTGCCGGTTCGGGTCGGGAATTTTGAAAATCTAAAAATGACGTTTAATCTGGTTCCGTCGCTTTTGGAACAGATTGATCTTTACTGCGAGAAGCAATCTACCGACCGGCACTTTGAATTAACGTCCCGTCCTACCGATAGCTTAAATTCTCAGGAAAAAAACGAAGCGTTTAAGATGTTCTTTCAAGCCAATCCGGAGACCATGATTGATCCTTTTCCGTGCTATCGACGGATTTTTAAAAAATATCAGGATTGTAATAATAACGCGGAACTGGCGGCTCGAACTTCGACTGTTCAGGAAATCAGGGATTTGATTGTCTGGGGCAATCTGGTTTGGGTTGATCCGATTATCAGAAAACGTGAACCTTACAAAAGTCTATTTAACAAAGGAGAAAAGTTTACCGAAGAGGATAAGTCTCTTCTTATCGATGCCCAGTTATCGCTTATGTCTGAAATTGTACCCGCGTATAAGTCTTTGATTGAGGAAGATAAAATTGAGGTTTCTTTTTCTCCGTATTTTCATCCGATTTTGCCGTTATTATGTGATACTGATTCCGCCCGGGAAGCATTACCGGGGATAAATCTACCGCAAAATCGCTTTTGTCATCCGGAGGATGCTCGGCGCCAGGTAGTTCTTGCGATTGAAATGTATCGGGAAAAATTCGGAAGAGATTTGAAAGGCATGTGGCCGTCCGAGGGTTCGATATCTGAAGCTATGGCCGAAATCCTAATCGAAAACGGCATCAAATGGATGGCCTCGGATGAAAAGGTATTGTATAATTCCGCGCAAAAATCCGGATTCAATCGGAATGAATCAGGGCCTCATAGTATTTATAGATATGAATCATCCGGTGAGGCAATTCATATATTTTTCCGCGATCACGCCTTGTCGGATAAAATTGGATTTGTCTATTCGGGATGGGAAGCCAATCGGGCGGCTAATGATTTTATGAATCAGCTTTACCGGCTGGATGATTTGTTGGGAGAGGATAAAACTAATATCGTATCGGTCATACTTGACGGCGAAAATTGCTGGGAATTTTATCCTGATGATGGTGATGAGTTTTTAAATCTTTTATTTGAGCGACTTTCTTCCGACGCTAAGATTGAAACGGTGACAATGTCTGAAGCGATAAGTAAGATCCAATCTAAACCACTCAAAAAGATTTTCGCCGGTTCCTGGATTAATAATAATTTTCGCATTTGGATCGGTCATGCCGAGGATAACCTGGCCTGGGATATTTTATGGGAGGCGAGACGGGCGTTATACAAATTCAAAGACGAACATCCGAATTACGATGCGGAAATAATCGCCCGGGCCGAAAAATCGCTTCTGGCCGCCGAAGGTTCGGATTGGAACTGGTGGTACGGTGACGAGCATCGAGGAACTCATAACGAATTGTTTGATCAAATTTACCGAAAACATATTAGCTTTATTTATTCATCATTAGGGCTGGAAGTGCCCAAAAACGTTCTCTCGCCAATAACTCAGGTTGTTCCGGTTTCACATATCACTGCTCCGGAGGGTACCGTAACGCCGCAAATCGACGGTAAACTGACGAACTACTATGAATGGCTCGGGGCCGGAAAATACGATTGTCTTAAGGCCGGAGGCGCGATGCATCGAGTCGATCGGGCCATTAAGGAATTATACTTCGTTTCCGATGACGATTATCTTTATTTCCGGTTAGATTTCACCGAGAAGGGTTTTTTGCTTGACAACCATCGTCTAAGTTTGAAAATTGATATCGTGAATCCCGGTCAGGGCCAGTTTGTATTTTCAAAAGATAAAATACGTAAAGTGCCTGACTGGGTTAGGGACAAAAGCGATATATTATTCGGCATTGGCGACATTGCCGAAATCGGCTTGAAAAAGAGTATGTTTTTCCCGGATGGGCGCGGAGATTTGTATTTTCGCATGGGTGTTCTGGAAGATGAACGCGAGCTTGAAATTTGGCCCCAGGGCGATCCGATTCATTTTGCCGTACCCGGGCGGGGGGAAGATATTGTATGGGATTTGTAATCCGGAGGATAAATGTCTGAGTCTTTTTTTAATCAGGATAAGAAGGATGAAAAGTTTTCCGATGAAGGAAGAATTCCGGAATTAGAGAGCGATGAATTTGATACCCGGCCGTCTGAAGATAAGCGGATGATGGCGGTTATGGCTTATATACCGTTTCTGTGTTTTATTCCCCTTCTAAAAATGCGCGATGATCAGTACGTTTATTTCCATGCCCGGCAGGGCCTGGTCTTGTTTTTTTTCGAAATAATCGCCTTTATTTTTTCATTTCCACATCTCAGCCAGTTGTTCTGGACAGCGATTATTATCGGGTGTATCGGGGCGGCTGTCGCCGGCATCATGTTCGCCGTTCAGGGTAAAGCTCACCAGATTCCCATTATTGGAGAGCTGGCGAATAAGCTCAAGTTGTAAGTTAGAATGAAATTTGATCATTCAAGATACTATCTACCGGTCTTTTTAATAATTGTTTTATTTGCTTTTCAATCCTGCGCGACAACCGGTCCCGGTGGCAGAAAATCATTTATCCTGATATCTTCGAGTCAGGAAGTATCAATTGGACAGGGATTAAATCAGGAGCTTCAGCAGTCTGAGAAATGGCTCAATGATGCGGACTGGCAGGCGTATTTCAATGAACTCGGCCAGAAAATTGTCGCGGTTTCCGATCGCAAAGATATTGAATATAAATTCGCGGTTATAGAATCGGATCAGATTAACGCCTTCGCCGCGCCCGGTGGTTTTGTATATTTTTACACCGGATTAATCAAGAAGATGGATAATGAGGCGGAGTTAGCCGCCGTTATGGCCCACGAAATCAGCCATGTTGTGGGTCGCCACGGCGTTAAGCGCCTTCAATCGGTTATGGGTTTATCACTTGTTCTTGATCTGGCTCTGGGAAAAAAATCAGATCAAGCGAAAGCTCTGGCAGGTACGGCCTTAGGAGTCGTTATGTCGGGCTATTCGCGCTCCAATGAACATGAGGCGGACGATTTTGGATTGACCTATATGGTAAAGGCAGGCTGGCACCCTGACGGGATGATATCAATGTTTGAAAAATTACGAGCAATGAGTAATGATGATAATGCCGGATTTTTCGAAATGCTCGCTTCCAGTCATCCTCAAGCCAGCGACCGAATATCTTCAACCCGGGAGAGAATTCAGAAACTACAACCATTACCTCCCAATTTAACTCTAAACACACAGAGATTTATTGCGCTTAAGAGTCGCCTTTAATTCACTACGACCAATATTATCCGGGGAATGCAGGCTTAATGCCTGAATACTGAGCTCAGTTAATCAAAACAAAATAGGTCAATGATTAGTGCAATTGAATGCAATATTTCCTTTGAGAAATGCAGTAGATTGCAGGTATTATGATTTGCTGTTCATTACCTAAACAGCCAAAAACACTTCATAAAATTTTAATAAAAAATTGTGGGTCTAATAAATCCACGATTGTGATTGTATGCCGTTATGATGTTACAACTTAGGCGGTGGGTAGATAGCGGTTTAGGCAGTAATACTCGGATACGAATTCGACAATATTTCCGGCAGTCTATTTGCTCGTTTTCAAATAATGCTCGGGATAATTATAAAAATCACCCAAAATTATTTGATCTTTTAGGGGGCCCACTATGTATTCAAATTCTGTTGGTGCGCAACAGATAGCCGATTTAACAATTGATAAGACTGGTTCTTTAACCGCCGTCGAGGATAAGAATTTAGTCTCCATAGCTTTGTCTCTCGGTATTGAAAAAGGCAATCAGGGAAATTCAATACTGGGAATTTTGATGAGTTACATCATTCTCGGTGTAACGCTAATGATTTCCGTCTTTCGGCATTGGCTGGCGGTAATTCCTCGCTATGCCTTTAATAGGGCATATCTGAAGCGCAGTGTTGATATTTTTGGAGCTCTGGTCGGTTTGATTTTGACTCTTCCGGTATTTATTATTCTTCCGATCCTTATTAAGCTTGATTCACCCGGACCGATTTTTTATAAGCAATTGCGAGTTGGTCAGAATCGCCGCCGGGACGGAAGACGGCAGGAAAACGGTTCAAAGCTGGGACGAAACGGGCGGGATCGTCGTCGAATGAATTTGCACGGCACGCCGTTCCATGTTTACAAGTTTCGCACAATGGTGCCTGAAGCCGAGAAAAAGTGCGGCGCTGTTTGGGCGACCAGGAATGATCCCAGAGTAACCCGTCTGGGGAGATTTATGCGTAAATCACGGTTAGACGAGATTCCGCAGTTTGTGAATATTCTATTGGGTCAAATGTCGCTGGTCGGTCCTCGCCCGGAGCGCCCGAAATTCGTTGAAGAATTATCAGCACAAGTGGATAATTATAAAAAACGATTGGATGTTAAGCCCGGATTGACCGGTCTGGCTCAAATCGAGAACGGTTATGATTCATCGGTTGCGTCGGTAGTGCGGAAAGTGCAGTATGACTTGCAATATATTCAGAAATGGAGCATCTGGCAGGATTTCAAAATTATGCTGCGAACAGTTCTCGCAGTTATAACGGGTAAAATCTCGTAGTTATAACGGGTAAAGGCGTCTTTTAGGACTGAATCTATTGAAATTATTCAAATCGCGCTTTACATATAAGGCGCGGTTTTTGTATATTTGGGGATGAGTTTTTATTGCTACAATATCAAGGATTAGATATATTTTCCCGAAATTAATCAAAAAGGGAATTACTTTATGAATCAGGCCATAAAATGGAATTTGGCGGTCTGTTGCGTTTTATGTTTGGTCACTTCGACCGGTCTTCTTGCCCAGGATGAAGGTAATATCCTTATTAATTCTAATCCGCAAGGAGCGCTGGTAAAGCTTGAGGGTTTATTTAATCTGTCAGGTGTTACGCCCGTTAGATTTGACCGAGTTTTATCCGGACAGTACCGTCTTACGGTAGAGCGGGACGGCTATGAAAAGTATCAATCAACCGAGTATTTCTCTGAGTCACAGCCTGTCCAGCTTGATATAAATCTTGTCAAAAAAACCAGAGCGAAAGCGTTTTTCAGATCCGTAGTATTCCCCGGCTGGGGACAAAAATATTATGGCGATAAAACCAAATCGACGGTAATTGTATTGGGTACGCTTGCTTCGGCCCTTGGGTATTTACATTATAAAAGCGATTATGACGACAAGGTTGACGAGTATAATGCCGCCAAATTGGCTTTTGCCGAAGAACGCAACTGGAGTGAGTTAAGTAGCCTGGAAGAGCGTGTCTGGGCCACCCAGAGAGAAGCCAATAACGCGGAGAATAAAGTAAATCTCTTAATAGCCGTTACGGCCGGAGTTTATTTGTTAAATCTCCTGGATACTATTCTCTTATTTCCCGAGCATAGTTCATACTCCGAATATAAAGCAATTACGGCGGTGCCCGATTTGGGCGAAGACAAAATCGGATTAACTTTGGCGGTGAGGTTTTAGATATGATAAAAAAATATGTTATTTTGGCCATATCGATTCTGGTCGCCATGTTCCTCCTTTCATGCAGTGAGGAAATTGAATCACCGAGCGGAGTATCAGGTTTGCCCGCGGAACCTGAAGCACCTCGGGGATTAACCGCCGCAATTGGAGAAGGTTCGATTACGTTGAGTTGGGGTGTTTCGGACGCTTCGGCGATTTCTCAATATTTTATCTACTACTCCGATTCTTCATCTTCTGATATGTCATTGCTGGACTCGACTCAAAATTTATCATACGAAGTGACGGGATTATCAAATGGAGTCGGATATTTTTTTCGAGTATCAGCGCTCACCACAACCGGGTATGAAGGCGAGAAGTCTCGCGCCGTCAGTGCTACTCCCGGGATATTTTCAATATTGATTAATAACGGCGATGAATATACAAATGATCGGACAATAACAATCGCGTTAACCGCGCCAGCCTTGACCAGCCTCGTACAATTTTCCGAAAGCTCTGATTTTAATTCGGCCCACTGGGAAGATTTTAGCGCAATGAAGGGATATTTATTATCCGATGGCGATGAAATGAAGCGCGTTTACGCTCGCTTTCAAACTCGTGACGGAGGTAATTCGTCAGGGATGATAGCCGATAGTATAATCCTTGATCGATATGCCGTCATTGATTCGGTTACCGAAAATTCAGGCGGTGCGGTTTTAACCGTCGGCGATACGGTACATATTTCACTATATACTTCCGAATCGGGAGGGGAGGCATCGGTCAATATTGATGGAATCGGGAATGTAGCTCTCAATGATCTGGGATTGAGCGGAGACGGTTTGGCCGATGACGGTATATATGAAATTGATTATGTTTTGCCGGTGGGAACGGAGCTATTGGACGCGGAAATTACCGGAAGTTTTACTGACGCCGCCGGTAATCGAGCTTCGGATGTAAAGGCCGGAACTCGTTTAACCGCAACTTTTCCGCCAGATCCGGTGACCCTGACAGGTTATACCGAATCATCACTTGAAGTACTATTACAATGGACTCGATCGGCCATTTCCGATTTTTCATTTTATCGTATATTTCGCGATGAAAACCCGGGCATAGATGAATCATCTTACCTTGTGACAACAATTAGCAGTCAATCTACGACCAGTTTTCAGGATACGGCCCTGGCCGACACGACAGCATACTATTACAGGGTGTTTGTTTATGATAGCCATGGCAATTCCTCAGGATCCAATGAGTTGGAAATATCGACTTTGAAAAACACTCCCCCGGATGCCATAACGGTTGCGGTTGGATTAACCGGCGAGGCTCTCGCGGTCGAGGTTAGCTGGCTTCAATCATATGAGGATGATTTTGCGTCATATCATCTTTTGAGAGACAGCAGTCTGTTAACCGGTTACGATAGCGATCTTGTTGTAGGCATATTTAATACGCAAACGACGACATCGGTAACCGATTATTTGCCGGCGGCCGGAACATACTATTATCAGATTTTTATATTTGACAAACAGGGATTAATGGCCGGTTCGAATATCGTGTCAATTAATATTCCATGATTCCGGCCCGGGTGATCGGGATAAAGAACACTTAAGTAAGGCAGCTAAGAATGGGACAGAGAGTTCAATTCGGAGAATTTTGGTTCTTGTATCTGCAAACACTTAAGCAGATGAAACGAGCCGTATTATGGTCGCCCTTGTTAATTCTGGGGCTGCTGACGATAGGACTGGCGGCAGCACATTACTATATTTTTTCCCCCGTATTGGGTCCGTTATTGAAAGGCTGGTTAGGCTTTACATATCCTCAATTTAAAGACGCCTTTTTTCACTATCCGAACCATTTTGTCTTGTTACCGCTAATTCTTGATACTTCAGTACGGGTGTTTTCCATACTCGTGGAAGCGCTTTTCCTGGGAATATTTTCCGATTTAATGATTTCCGTATATCGGGGAGAGAAACCTGCTTTTAGTCAATCATTCGGTCGAGCCGTAAAAAAATATATAAAATTGACTTCGGTGTGGGGTGGATTGCTGGTTGTTCTCTATTTGCTTTCTCTTTATTATTATGATTTTCTTACGGACGTCATTGGACTTACGTTGAAGCAGTCGCCCCGAAGACAGGTAGCGGCTTTCTTCTCTCTGCATTTTTTGGCGATTGCGGTATATTCCCCATTTATATTTATTATCCCCAGTATTATGGCAGGCGGTTCGTCGCTTTCGAGTATAATAGGCAGGGCCCTTAAGACTTTTATTCGCCACCCGATAGTTGCCTTTGGAATCGTCCTCATTCCTTATGTAATATCAGCTACTCCGGGCTTACCGTTATCGTTTTCAGCTCGCGTTGTTGAGGTGTTTAATCCGGAAATGATTTTTTATCTAATTTTGACGTCAATCGTAGTCAGTCTGATTGCCAACTTCATCATGATAGGCACCGCCGTAAAGTTTTTTATGGATCAGAATGAATCATAATGGAACCGGTCCAAGTATTTTTAATTGTTTCGTTCGGCCTGTTATTACTCAGTATTTTTCTGGTTATATTATACAAGCGGTTTTCATCTTATAGTCGTCCGCTTTTATATTTTTCCTTTATAAACGTCATCGGAATCGCGGCGTTGTATATTGAACTCGGACAATTTCCGCAGCTCTGGAAAACGGCTCATATCCTGGTGTATGCTTTTATATCGTTCATGCCATTTACATGGTATGTTTTGTCGAGTTGCTGGGCGCAGGATAAAAACGAATTCGAATCAAAACACAGATTGTTTCCTCGTCTGTTATTCTATCTGGCAGTCCTAATATTCGTAATTATGATCTGGCAAAAGGCAGTGGATGTCGTTATTATTGGCGACCGCTGGTTTATAGATTTTCCAAAATGGCGTTTTTTCATAAATCTGAATTTAATTATATGCCTTACGGCCGGAGCTTACGCCATTGAAAATCGCTATCGTTCATCGTTGGGATTATCGCGGGAAAGAATCAAGAAATCGTTTTACCTTTTATTGACGTACGTGATAAATTTTCTGGCTCTGGCAACAATCGCCATAATATACGGCCAAATCAGTGATTATCTTTTGGCCCTGAATTTCTTTCTGGCCGGACTGATTTGCCTGTTTTACGTGAGACATGTGATAAGATTCGAGCCGGAAAATGATGGAATCATAATTTCACGGAAAGCGTCATACTCATCAATCGTTGTTGTCATTTTTGGCTTATACTTTTTGGTCATTGGCTTGACAGG
This window of the Candidatus Zixiibacteriota bacterium genome carries:
- a CDS encoding sugar transferase — its product is MYSNSVGAQQIADLTIDKTGSLTAVEDKNLVSIALSLGIEKGNQGNSILGILMSYIILGVTLMISVFRHWLAVIPRYAFNRAYLKRSVDIFGALVGLILTLPVFIILPILIKLDSPGPIFYKQLRVGQNRRRDGRRQENGSKLGRNGRDRRRMNLHGTPFHVYKFRTMVPEAEKKCGAVWATRNDPRVTRLGRFMRKSRLDEIPQFVNILLGQMSLVGPRPERPKFVEELSAQVDNYKKRLDVKPGLTGLAQIENGYDSSVASVVRKVQYDLQYIQKWSIWQDFKIMLRTVLAVITGKIS
- a CDS encoding outer membrane protein transport protein — its product is MKMLIGLLTLSILLGVSLAFGQTPYTAINANSFGFYGGGARAMAMGSAFIGLADDASGGSWNPAGIYQMDKPLISASYNIFKPRDEFKYDADPFSLHEVTNNNLQINGLNYFSFMAPVRIKGHPWVFNFNYIRNNNRSILVDIKSNPLSGLDPDSYQKWESYLQTFNFGFSTRLYDRLAFGVLANIYDARQTIISGESLSYDSVIYFDGSSINVMQQTNVTDSTASNGFNFLIGLMYKLDKMSFGATVRTPFKLKHSSDYIFEVLTTHQGLEHVYGTFSIFDDDNPSKQAMPLSVGFGVGLTPKENMNITLDFNFDKYGSVSWFANDSTVISPGGEKTDYYTETPIDWNNTFGVGSGIEYFLSSEYGQIPLRVGFRFNQLPQPKDFVQNDHMFLDDNGQLTGASTTTFSASGRQNMQQFSVGSGIHWAQIKIDFAYRYTSSTGLNILQTLTATGFEDEPATISNQQLKPKAHEINISFTGYF
- a CDS encoding M48 family metallopeptidase, whose product is MKFDHSRYYLPVFLIIVLFAFQSCATTGPGGRKSFILISSSQEVSIGQGLNQELQQSEKWLNDADWQAYFNELGQKIVAVSDRKDIEYKFAVIESDQINAFAAPGGFVYFYTGLIKKMDNEAELAAVMAHEISHVVGRHGVKRLQSVMGLSLVLDLALGKKSDQAKALAGTALGVVMSGYSRSNEHEADDFGLTYMVKAGWHPDGMISMFEKLRAMSNDDNAGFFEMLASSHPQASDRISSTRERIQKLQPLPPNLTLNTQRFIALKSRL
- a CDS encoding class I SAM-dependent methyltransferase encodes the protein MKKKNADWWEEFFDDFRPVFDSVPVKATNAVVRFAIKKLNLKSGNHVLDCPCGIGRATITLARKGMKITGVDFYQGYLDELDKKAAAKKLRIKTECCDMRRINYENKFHAVINLWTSFGYFEKESENLLVLRKFYKALKPGGRLLIQTINRDFIIADFKESEWLRISHGYVLIENKFDFRRSLIHGTWHFVKDGDESSQPMRIRAYSYHELVNMFEQVGFNDVEGYGSVEGEKISEKNRGNLIIGTKPRRKK
- a CDS encoding tetratricopeptide repeat protein, yielding MAQNIKITKRDLKEDKFTTNMLLSKDYIMTNWVFFAGGAAVIILIVLGITFLQQEQSRKEIMAAEIYNRAASQLIGKSYQLAIVDYKLIIDEYGSSAVAEQAAFELGNAQFYARQFNEAKVAFEDYLSEYEDNNKYFTTSAMAGIAASLAGIGDMAGAADMYRVAAEKYPDFDMAGQYYFDAMKHYALAENIESARVIFAKLTNDYKNSRYYRDALRLAGEYGIEL
- a CDS encoding glycoside hydrolase, which codes for MLKVAFLWHMHQPYYRDPQSGNMALPWVRLHALKDYYDLPVRVGNFENLKMTFNLVPSLLEQIDLYCEKQSTDRHFELTSRPTDSLNSQEKNEAFKMFFQANPETMIDPFPCYRRIFKKYQDCNNNAELAARTSTVQEIRDLIVWGNLVWVDPIIRKREPYKSLFNKGEKFTEEDKSLLIDAQLSLMSEIVPAYKSLIEEDKIEVSFSPYFHPILPLLCDTDSAREALPGINLPQNRFCHPEDARRQVVLAIEMYREKFGRDLKGMWPSEGSISEAMAEILIENGIKWMASDEKVLYNSAQKSGFNRNESGPHSIYRYESSGEAIHIFFRDHALSDKIGFVYSGWEANRAANDFMNQLYRLDDLLGEDKTNIVSVILDGENCWEFYPDDGDEFLNLLFERLSSDAKIETVTMSEAISKIQSKPLKKIFAGSWINNNFRIWIGHAEDNLAWDILWEARRALYKFKDEHPNYDAEIIARAEKSLLAAEGSDWNWWYGDEHRGTHNELFDQIYRKHISFIYSSLGLEVPKNVLSPITQVVPVSHITAPEGTVTPQIDGKLTNYYEWLGAGKYDCLKAGGAMHRVDRAIKELYFVSDDDYLYFRLDFTEKGFLLDNHRLSLKIDIVNPGQGQFVFSKDKIRKVPDWVRDKSDILFGIGDIAEIGLKKSMFFPDGRGDLYFRMGVLEDERELEIWPQGDPIHFAVPGRGEDIVWDL
- a CDS encoding DUF5683 domain-containing protein produces the protein MNQAIKWNLAVCCVLCLVTSTGLLAQDEGNILINSNPQGALVKLEGLFNLSGVTPVRFDRVLSGQYRLTVERDGYEKYQSTEYFSESQPVQLDINLVKKTRAKAFFRSVVFPGWGQKYYGDKTKSTVIVLGTLASALGYLHYKSDYDDKVDEYNAAKLAFAEERNWSELSSLEERVWATQREANNAENKVNLLIAVTAGVYLLNLLDTILLFPEHSSYSEYKAITAVPDLGEDKIGLTLAVRF